Sequence from the Lysobacter capsici genome:
GCGCAGGGCCACGCGGACAGCGCGCGCGCCTTGCTCGAAGGCGGCGCGGACCCGAATCGCGCCGGCCCCGACGGCAAGACCCCGGTGCATCTGGCCGCGTTCGCCGACGATCCCGAGTTGCTGCGTATCGTGCTGGCGCACGGCGGCAAGCCGGACGCGCGCAACACCCAGACCGACGCCACGCCGCTGGAATCGGCCTTGCTGGGCGGCAACCCGACCCAGTTGCGGATCCTGCTCGATGCCGGCGCCGATCCGAATCAGGTCGATCGCAACGGCGACACCGCGCTGCATGTGGCGGCGCGCACCAATGCCGGCGCCGCGCTGTTGCTGCTGCTCGAACGCGGTGCGAATCCGTTGGCGAACAATTCGCGCGGCGCGTCGTTCCAGTCGTATTACTTCAAGTTCCCGCGCAACGCGCTCAACGAGCGCGCGCTGGCCGAACGGCGCGCCATCGTGGCCTGGCTGAAGTCGCATGACGTGCCGTTGGAAGCGTCGGTTCAGGCCGATTATTGATCGGCGGAAACGCGGGCGCCGCTGCTTGCGCGGTCATCGGCGATTGCCGGTTGCGATGGCGAGCGGCGATAAGCCGATCACGGTGATTCCTGTCCCCCCGCGCCGCACGGGTAAGCGGCGTCGCGGGCTTTGGCCGCTATCGGCCGATGCGCTTTTAGAGAAAGTCCTACGTCGCCGCTGCGCGGCTTGTTAAACGCGTCTTCGCACGATGACGACATCGCATACATGGCGCCGAGCGCAACTGTGTGCGTGGACGCCGCGGATTGTTCCGCTGCGCTGCAGCGGGCATCGACACGAGCGGTACGACGGCGTGGAACGACGCGGACGCGCGTTTGTCCGGTCCGAACGCGGCCCGAGCGCCTTCAATCACGAGCAAGGGGCATCAGCATGGAAACCACCATCACCCACTATCGATGCGGCGACTGCGGTAGCGAACAACTCATCCAGCCCCAGGATCCGCATCCCGACGACATCATCACCTGCGCCCACTGCGGCGCGACCTGGACGGTGCGCGAGGTTCAGGAGGCCAGCCTGGAAGCGGGAACCCTGGCGGCCATCGACAAGATCGATGAAACCTTCGGCAAGGACTGATTGCCGGCGGCGTAGCTTGGACTACGCATGGCCGTATCGATCCAGTTGCGGCCGAGCCGCGCTCGCGCGATCGCGCGGCGCCGAATCATTCAGGCGACCGACACGCGCCTGATTCGCCGGGGCTTCACGTCCAGCAGTTCCTTGCGTCGCCGGTGGTGGTGAGTGGCCTGGAACTCATGCAGCACTTCGGTGCAATCGCCGCTGTCGATCGACCAGACCGAAGTGTCGGGCCCATGCGCGGCGAAGATCGATCGGCCGTCCGAGAACAAGGCGTGCGGCGCGGCGCTCATCGGCAGTTTGCGGTCGGGCGTCGCGCCTGGCTGGCTCAGGTCGATGATGCGTACGCCGGGCGGTGCCGGGTCGCTGGCGAATTCCTCGTCGTTCCAGTTGCTCATGTGGCCCAGCACGACGCGGTCGTCATCGATCCAGCAGGCCGGAAAATTCCAGTCGTCGCAGTAACTGAGCCAGCGCACGGACGGCCCGTCTTCGGACTCCCAGACATTTTCGATTAACCAAGCCGCGGCATCGAACACGCGCGGGATGCCGACCGGTTGCCAGGCCCAGCCGTCGTCGAACAGGCGCGATCCGGAGGGATTGGGCTGCAGCCGCCCGTGGAAATAATCGAGGTAATGCGGCGGCGCTTGGCCGTCGACGTAGGTGGTCGGCCCGCGTTGCGTCAGCAGGGCGCCGGTGCGTGGGTCCGATGCGTCGAGGCGATTCCAGGCGGTGCGATGGACCACGACCGCGGCGCCGCGCAGCGACAGGAAGCACAGCGAGAACGCAACCGTGTCCGGGTAATAGTCGCCGCCGTCGAGTTTCAGGGTGATCCTGAAATCGTCGAGATCGAGCACGAAGCCGTCGCTTCCGCCATCGAAGACGATCGCCGCGAACGCGCCGTCGGCGGACGCGTGCAGCCGCCAGCGCGAAGCGACGCCGTACCGGCCGTCATCTTCGATCGTCTGCTCGCGCAGAATCACCGTGCCGAGCAAGGCGATCGCGCCCGATTCCAGGTCGATGCATGAAATGCCGCCGGCGGCGTCGAGGACCAACAGATCGCCGTCCTCGCGTCGGACCTCGACGGCATCGAGCAGATCGGGGCCGGTCCAATCGAGGATCGTTTCAGTTACGGTCATCCTGTCCATTCGTCTTGCCCGATCGCCGGCAAGCCTATACGGAAAAATCGGATTCGTGCCGTGCGTGAACGTGAATGTTTGCCGCGACGCGGCGCATAGGATCGCCATGCCGGGCGGGAGATTCGCGCGGCGCGGTCGCGTCATGCAGGCGGATCATTGGGGCCATCGCCATTGAGCTTCACGATACGAATACAGAACGAAGCTCACCCGGCGGCTGTCGTTGCTTATTCGGTCTCAGCGAAGCCTCACATCAGCCAGTCACGAGTGGTCCGCGACCGCGTTCGGCCGCCGCGTCTAAATCCGATCCGGCATAAGCACATAACCGCCGGGCGGTCCGCCGCCGGCCGGCGCGCCTTACAATGCCCACGGCCCGCGATCGCACAGGCGATCCGCACAGGCGAATCGCGCCGGTGATAGGCTGGCGGCGCTGCATTCCCGCCCAGGTCCGACCTCGCGCCACGGCCCGTAGGGCGTTGTCCTTCCCCGCACCCAAGTGCTTACGCGACGGTCCATGATCGAATTCCAGCAGGTCCACAAATCGTTCCGCGTCGGCGGCAACGAGGTTTCGGCGTTGCAACCGCTCGATCTGCGGATCGTCGAAGGCGAGGTGTTCGGCATCATCGGCCATTCGGGCGCCGGCAAATCCACCCTGATCCGGATGATCAACGGCCTGGAGCGCCCCAGCGGCGGCCGCCTGCTGGTCGACGGCGAGGACCCGAGCGTGCTCGACCCCGCCGGGCTGCGCGCGCTGCGCCGGCGCATCGGCATGATCTTCCAGCATTTCAATCTGCTGTCCTCGCGCACGGTCGCGGCGAACGTGGCGTTTCCGCTCGAACTGGCCGGCACGCCGCAGGGCGAAATCGCCAGCCGCGTCGCCGAGCTGCTGGCGCGCGTGGGCCTGAACGATCACGCCAACAAATACCCCGCGCAATTGTCCGGCGGGCAGAAACAACGCGTCGGCATCGCCCGCGCGCTGGCCTGCCGGCCGCGCATCCTGCTGTGCGACGAAGCCACCAGCGCGCTCGATCCGCAGACCACCGCCTCGGTGCTGGCGCTGCTGGCGCAGATCAACCGCGAGCTCGGGCTCACCATCGTGCTGATCACCCACGAGATGGAAGTCATCCGCCGGGTCTGCGACCGCGTCGCCGTGCTCGACGCCGGCCATCTGGTCGAAAGCGGCACGGTCGCCGACGTGTTCCTGCATCCGCGCCATCCGACCACGCGCCGCTTCGTGTCCGAAGCCGAGCACGTCAACGAAGGCGCGCTGCACAGCGATTTCGCCGCGGTCGCCGGGCGCCTGTTGCGCCTGACCTTCCTCGGCCAGCACACCTACGAGCCGCTGCTCGGCCGCATCGCGCGCGAGACCGGGGTCGACTACAACATCCTCGCCGGCCGCATCGACCGCATCAAGGACATGCCGTATGGGCAACTCACCATCTCCCTGGTCGGCGGCGACAGCGACGCGGCGATCGCGGCGTTGAACGCGGCCGGCGTGCATATCGAGGAGATCGCGCGATGACGCCGAACACCGGTTGGTTCGCCCATCTCGACGCGGGCAAGTGGGCCGAGATCGGCCAGGCCACGCTCGACACCTTGCTGATGCTGGCCGGCGCGTTGCCGCTGACCCTGGCGATCGGCCTGCCGCTGGGCATCGCCTTGTTCCTGACCGCGCCGCGTCAGTTGCGCGCGCAGCCGCGCCTATACGCCGCGCTGTCGTTGGTCATCAATATTCTGCGCTCGGTGCCGTTCATCATCTTGATGATCGTGATGATCCCGTTGACCTTGTCGGTCATGGGCACCTCGCTCGGCGTGCGCGGCGCGATCCTGCCGCTGGTCATCGGCGCGGCGCCGTTCTACGCGCGCCTGGTCGAGACCGCGCTGCGCGAAGTCGATCGCGGCATCATCGAGGCCTGCCAGGCGATGGGCGCGACCACCCGCCAGATCGTGCTGCGCGCGTTGTTGCCCGAGGCCTTGCCGGGGTTGATCGCCGGCGCCACCGTCACCACCGTGGCCTTGATCGGTTATACCGCCATGGGCGGCGCGATCGGCTCCGGCGGGCTGGGCGATCTGGCCTACCGCGACGGCTATCTGCGCTCGCATACCGACGTGGCGTTCGTGACGGTGCTGTTGTTGCTGCTGCTGGTGCAGGCGCTGCAGACCCTGGGCGACAAGCTGGTCGCGCGTTTCAGCCGCCGCTGAGCCCGCATCACATCATTCGAAAGAGGATTACCCGATGAAAAAGCTTCTTGCGCTGTTGCTGCTCGCCACCGTCGGGCTCGGCGGCTGCGGTTCGTCCGGCACGGCGTCGTCGAAACTCACCGTCGCGGCCACCGCGGTGCCGCACGCGGAGATCCTCGAAGTGGTCAAGCCGTTGCTGGCCAAGGAGGGCGTCGAGCTCGACGTGCGCGTGTTCAACGACTATGTGCAGCCCAACGACCAGGTCGCGCAGAAGCTCATCGACGTGAGCTATTTCGAGACCGAGCCGTATCTGAACGCTTACAACAAGAGCCGCGGCACCCAGCTGACCACCATCGTCGGCGTGCATATCGAGCCGTTCGGCGCGTACTCGCGCAAGTTCAAGTCGCTGCAGGAGCTGCCCAGCGGCGCCGACGTGGCGATCCCGAACGACCCGAGCAACAACAGCCGCGCGCTGATCCTGCTGCACAAGGCCGGGGTGATCCAGTTGCGCGATCCGACCGATTCGCTGGCGACGCTGCGCGACATCACCTCCAACCCGAAGCAGCTCAAGTTCCGCGAACTCGACTCGGCGATGCTGCCGCGCGTGCTCAGCCAGGTCGACCTGGCCTTGATCAATACCAACTACGCGCTCGACGCGGGCCTGGACCCTACCAAGGATGCGCTGGCGATCGAGGGCTCCGATTCGCCGTACGTGAACTTCCTGGTCGGCCGTCCCGACAACCTCAAGGACCCGCGCGTGCTCAAGCTGGCGGCCGCGCTGACCAGCCCGCAGGTCAAGGACTTCATCACCAAGAAATACCGCGGCGCGGTGTTGCCGGCGTTCTGAGCCGCGGCGTTGTTGGTGGTGCCGATGTCAGTTTCAACCGCGATGCGGTTGGCGATATCGGGAGCAGCGCGAAGCTCCGAGGTTTTTTGTGGGCGGGGCCGAAGCCCCGCCCACACAAGCAAGCCTCAGCGCAGCTGATTGATGCGGATCAGATTGCCCGAGGGATCGCGCACCGCGCAGTCGCGCACGCCGTAGGGCTGGTCGATCGGCTCCTGCACGATCTCGGCGCCGCCGGCTTGCAGGCGGGCGAACGCGCCGTCGAGGTCGGGCGTGGCGAGGGTGATGATGGCGTAGGTGCCCTTGGCCATCATCTCGGCGATGGTGCGGCGTTCCTCGTCGGTGATGCCGGGGCTGGCCGCCGGCGGATGCAGCACGATCGAGGTGGCCGGCTGGTTGACCGGGCCGACCGTGATCCAGCGCATGCCGCCGAAGGCGACGTCCTTGCGGACCTCGAAACCGAGAATGTCGCGATAGAACGCCAGCGCGGCGTCGGCGTCGTTGTGGGGGAGAAAACTCGCGTGAATGCTGATGTCCATGGTCGTCGTCCTGTGTGTGGTGGGGCGAGACGTCATGCTAGGTCGAGCCGCCGCCGGGCGCTTCTCGATTCCTGATCGGTCGCGCCACCTGCTTCGCCACGCACGGCGGCAGGCCCTCGCTCGCGCGTTCCGCCCGCTGTTTGTAGACGCTGGGCGCCACCCCGACCAGTTCGGTGAAGCGGGTGCTGAAAGTGCCCAGCGATGAGCAGCCGACTTCGAAGCAGACCTCGGTGACGCTGAGGTCGCCGCGGTCGAGCAGCGCCATCGCGCGCTCGATGCGCCGGGTCATCAGATAGGAATAGGGCGATTCGCCGTAGGCGAGGCGGAACTGGCGGCTCAGATGCCCGGCCGACATGCCCACGCCGCTGGCGAGCGCCTCGACGTCCAGCGGTTGCGCGTAGTCGCGGTCGATCCGGTCGCGGACGCGGCGCAGCCGCGCGAGATCGCGCAGGTACACGGCTTCGGTGGGCGGGCAGGTCATCGGCGCGATCGTGCCATGTCGCGCCACAGGTGCCTAGCACCGTGGCGATACGCGCTCGTGCTTTGCCGGTTGCGTTTCACAAGTCGGTCGGCGCGCGCGTTATCCCGGGCAAGCCGTTGCGCGCTCGCCGATTCGCATCCGTCGATGCGTGGTGTTGCGCGGCGTCTTCGATCGCCGACTTCATCACCCGACCCACGCCTCGACAAGGAACCCGTATGAGCAGAATCATCTACACCGGCGCGCCCGGCAATCCTCGCTGGAGCACGGACCAGCCGATGTTCACCACCACCCAATACCAGGCCGGCGCGCTGGCGGTCCGGCAGGCCACCACCTTCGCCGGCACCTGCGCGTCGGCGGTGCTCGGGCCGGATCTGATCATGCCGGGACAGCAGGGCAGCAATGTGCCGACCGCGACGGGCGCGCCGTGGGATCGCCTGCTCAACGGCGGGCCGCCGGTCACGTTCGTGCAGGACGGCACGTACGTCTGGATTCGCGGCCATCTGGTCAACGGACGCTGGGCCGGGCCCGGCGGCTCCTGGAACAACCTGGTGCCGCTCACCGGCGTGGCCAACTCCAATCACGCGACGGTCGAAAGCTATATCGACGCCTATCTCGCGGCGAGCCATCAGTACGAGCACAGCGGCCAGCGCGACGCGTGGTACGGCGTCTACTACTGCGTGCAGGCCTCGGCGAGCCCGTTCTCGCACCCGGCGACGACCAACAACCAGAACCTGTATTCGTACGCGCCGGAATTCATCCGCATCCGCTGGCGCGCGGTGCGGATAGCCAAGCCGGTCAATGTGTCGCCTCAGGTCGCCGCGGCGAACATCGGCAATTACCCGCGACTGGCGGTGCCGGCCTTCCCGCCGGGTTTCGTGCGCCCCGCGTTGCCGCCGGCCATGAACGGCCGCCAGGCGCTGCCCGCCGGCAACGTCGCCGGAGGCGCGGTGCTCGGCGCGCCGCCGGCCACTTTCCCGGGCGCGCAGGGCAATGGCTTCGACGGCGAGATCGAGATCCATCAAAGTTGAGTCCGG
This genomic interval carries:
- a CDS encoding ankyrin repeat domain-containing protein translates to MSNEPFASPTLAPLADAVRSGDAAEIRRQLQSVAPDTPGADGTTLLMLAIAQGHADSARALLEGGADPNRAGPDGKTPVHLAAFADDPELLRIVLAHGGKPDARNTQTDATPLESALLGGNPTQLRILLDAGADPNQVDRNGDTALHVAARTNAGAALLLLLERGANPLANNSRGASFQSYYFKFPRNALNERALAERRAIVAWLKSHDVPLEASVQADY
- a CDS encoding methionine ABC transporter ATP-binding protein produces the protein MIEFQQVHKSFRVGGNEVSALQPLDLRIVEGEVFGIIGHSGAGKSTLIRMINGLERPSGGRLLVDGEDPSVLDPAGLRALRRRIGMIFQHFNLLSSRTVAANVAFPLELAGTPQGEIASRVAELLARVGLNDHANKYPAQLSGGQKQRVGIARALACRPRILLCDEATSALDPQTTASVLALLAQINRELGLTIVLITHEMEVIRRVCDRVAVLDAGHLVESGTVADVFLHPRHPTTRRFVSEAEHVNEGALHSDFAAVAGRLLRLTFLGQHTYEPLLGRIARETGVDYNILAGRIDRIKDMPYGQLTISLVGGDSDAAIAALNAAGVHIEEIAR
- a CDS encoding methionine ABC transporter permease: MTPNTGWFAHLDAGKWAEIGQATLDTLLMLAGALPLTLAIGLPLGIALFLTAPRQLRAQPRLYAALSLVINILRSVPFIILMIVMIPLTLSVMGTSLGVRGAILPLVIGAAPFYARLVETALREVDRGIIEACQAMGATTRQIVLRALLPEALPGLIAGATVTTVALIGYTAMGGAIGSGGLGDLAYRDGYLRSHTDVAFVTVLLLLLLVQALQTLGDKLVARFSRR
- a CDS encoding MetQ/NlpA family ABC transporter substrate-binding protein translates to MKKLLALLLLATVGLGGCGSSGTASSKLTVAATAVPHAEILEVVKPLLAKEGVELDVRVFNDYVQPNDQVAQKLIDVSYFETEPYLNAYNKSRGTQLTTIVGVHIEPFGAYSRKFKSLQELPSGADVAIPNDPSNNSRALILLHKAGVIQLRDPTDSLATLRDITSNPKQLKFRELDSAMLPRVLSQVDLALINTNYALDAGLDPTKDALAIEGSDSPYVNFLVGRPDNLKDPRVLKLAAALTSPQVKDFITKKYRGAVLPAF
- a CDS encoding VOC family protein, whose translation is MDISIHASFLPHNDADAALAFYRDILGFEVRKDVAFGGMRWITVGPVNQPATSIVLHPPAASPGITDEERRTIAEMMAKGTYAIITLATPDLDGAFARLQAGGAEIVQEPIDQPYGVRDCAVRDPSGNLIRINQLR
- a CDS encoding helix-turn-helix transcriptional regulator, whose product is MTCPPTEAVYLRDLARLRRVRDRIDRDYAQPLDVEALASGVGMSAGHLSRQFRLAYGESPYSYLMTRRIERAMALLDRGDLSVTEVCFEVGCSSLGTFSTRFTELVGVAPSVYKQRAERASEGLPPCVAKQVARPIRNREAPGGGST